One window of Phycisphaeraceae bacterium genomic DNA carries:
- a CDS encoding ABC transporter permease subunit, producing the protein MIASVPIIARNAFVESIRQPIFLIIVLGVGILEMLNVWSAAYSMGYSDTAEVSGDNKVMLDIGLSTIFVAGMLLAAFTATAVISKEIDAKTVLTVVSKPVPRVSVIIGKFLGVAAAITLATACMVIFLLLCVRHGVMSTVAEKLDQPVLTFTLSAVFLSLAIGAICNFLYGWSFPQTSFLVLTPALVVAYIAVLFVSKTWEFQPPTKDFKPQVTLACAAMLFAVLVLTSVAVAASTRLGQVMTIAACASVFLFGLLANHLIGRHAFRNEPVARIASAFSATPSEDDFTKPGDTYNLTLDTPPIRQIKPGDSIYYGDNPNGFRLAVGVSQPFEGDPTSRADATSPRANPGIILVSVENSIMTIRHAGRTPLRVDRPPRVNDFIFLKPTETNPVAVAAWAVVPNMHSFWLLDAITQNHKIPARHVGLIALYSLTQIGTMLALATLLFQRRDVG; encoded by the coding sequence ATGATCGCCTCAGTCCCCATCATCGCGCGGAACGCCTTCGTCGAGAGCATCCGCCAACCGATCTTCCTCATCATCGTGCTCGGCGTCGGCATCCTCGAGATGCTCAACGTCTGGAGTGCGGCCTATTCCATGGGCTATTCCGATACCGCCGAGGTCTCCGGCGACAACAAGGTCATGCTCGACATCGGCCTCTCCACGATCTTTGTCGCCGGCATGCTCCTCGCCGCGTTCACGGCAACCGCTGTCATCTCGAAGGAAATCGACGCCAAAACCGTCCTCACGGTCGTCAGCAAGCCGGTCCCGAGGGTCTCCGTCATCATCGGCAAGTTCCTCGGCGTTGCCGCTGCCATCACGCTCGCGACCGCCTGCATGGTCATCTTCCTGCTGCTCTGCGTGCGGCACGGTGTGATGTCAACCGTGGCCGAAAAACTCGATCAACCCGTCCTCACATTCACGCTCAGCGCGGTCTTCCTGTCCCTCGCGATCGGTGCGATCTGCAACTTCCTCTACGGGTGGTCCTTCCCCCAAACCTCTTTCCTGGTCCTGACCCCCGCACTCGTTGTGGCGTACATCGCCGTGCTCTTCGTCAGCAAGACATGGGAGTTCCAGCCCCCCACAAAGGACTTCAAACCTCAGGTCACCCTCGCCTGTGCCGCCATGCTCTTCGCGGTGCTCGTGCTCACCTCGGTCGCAGTCGCAGCATCCACACGGCTCGGACAAGTCATGACCATCGCCGCCTGCGCCAGCGTCTTTCTCTTCGGTCTTCTCGCCAACCACCTGATCGGCCGCCACGCCTTCAGGAACGAACCCGTCGCCCGCATCGCATCCGCATTCTCGGCGACCCCCTCAGAAGATGACTTCACCAAGCCCGGCGACACCTACAACCTCACGCTCGACACGCCACCTATACGCCAGATCAAGCCCGGCGATTCCATCTATTACGGCGACAACCCCAACGGCTTCCGGCTCGCTGTTGGCGTCTCGCAACCCTTCGAAGGCGACCCCACTTCGCGAGCCGACGCCACCAGCCCCCGCGCCAACCCCGGCATCATCCTGGTCTCTGTCGAGAACAGCATCATGACCATCCGCCACGCGGGACGAACCCCATTGCGGGTGGACAGGCCCCCACGAGTCAACGATTTCATCTTCCTCAAGCCCACCGAAACCAACCCGGTTGCCGTCGCCGCTTGGGCCGTCGTCCCGAACATGCACTCATTCTGGCTTCTGGATGCCATCACCCAGAACCACAAGATCCCCGCGCGTCATGTCGGGCTCATCGCCTTGTATTCCCTGACGCAGATCGGCACCATGCTGGCCCTCGCAACGCTGCTCTTCCAGCGTCGAGACGTCGGATAA
- a CDS encoding glycosyltransferase — MRILMLGWEFPPFIAGGLGVACYGLTRALDRQGHQVIFVLPRPIADTHRTHVRLLSPASVASLAATASGAAAHQSDAGIGGGPAGASAGRQGALTAPDGRPIEMTGSSVHAVESTFVSPYPRAPHAVDRMMDAMRSMGSMTSASDAMAWFGGSVGGGVGAAAIGAAIAAMKPMQQGDSQYGGDLVADAERYSRMVVALGYRESFDVIHAHDWLTYPAGIALSYVTGKPLVVHVHATEFDRSGEHVNQRVYDIEREGMHAAAKVIAVSMLTKGICTRRYGVPAEKIEVVYNGVDQESGQPVPQQTIEARDKIVLFLGRITMQKGPEYFIAAAKRVLEKVDNVKFVVAGSGDMALRMIELAAGMGIGNKVLFTGFLRGADVERVFKMADCYVMPSVSEPFGIAPLEAMSHDTPVIISKQSGVSEVLTHALKVDFWDIDEMANKIVAVLKYPPLSQTLREHGRFEVRRLTWDGAAERCTQIYKSVAAPN; from the coding sequence ATGCGGATCCTGATGCTGGGCTGGGAGTTTCCGCCGTTTATTGCGGGCGGGCTCGGTGTGGCTTGCTACGGGTTGACGCGCGCGCTGGATCGGCAGGGTCACCAGGTCATTTTCGTGTTGCCTCGCCCGATCGCGGACACGCATCGCACGCATGTGCGATTGCTCAGCCCCGCGAGCGTTGCGTCGCTGGCGGCAACCGCGAGCGGCGCGGCGGCTCATCAGTCTGATGCGGGCATCGGGGGTGGTCCTGCGGGGGCTTCTGCGGGCCGGCAGGGTGCGCTGACCGCACCGGATGGCCGCCCGATCGAGATGACGGGGTCGAGCGTTCACGCGGTCGAATCGACGTTTGTGAGCCCGTATCCCCGTGCGCCGCACGCGGTCGATCGGATGATGGACGCGATGCGTTCGATGGGTTCGATGACGAGCGCGTCGGACGCGATGGCGTGGTTCGGCGGGAGCGTCGGGGGCGGCGTCGGTGCGGCGGCGATCGGTGCCGCGATCGCGGCGATGAAGCCGATGCAGCAGGGTGATTCTCAGTATGGGGGCGATCTGGTCGCGGATGCCGAGCGCTATTCAAGGATGGTCGTCGCGCTCGGGTACCGCGAGAGTTTCGATGTCATCCACGCGCACGACTGGCTGACCTATCCGGCGGGGATCGCCTTGTCGTATGTGACGGGTAAGCCGCTGGTGGTGCACGTGCATGCGACGGAGTTTGATCGCTCGGGCGAGCATGTGAATCAGCGTGTGTACGACATCGAGCGCGAGGGGATGCACGCGGCGGCGAAGGTGATCGCCGTGTCGATGCTGACCAAGGGGATCTGCACGAGGCGGTACGGGGTTCCGGCGGAGAAGATCGAGGTCGTGTACAACGGCGTCGATCAGGAGTCGGGGCAGCCCGTCCCTCAGCAGACGATCGAGGCGCGGGACAAGATCGTGCTGTTCCTCGGCCGGATCACCATGCAGAAGGGGCCGGAGTATTTCATCGCGGCGGCGAAGCGGGTGCTTGAGAAGGTGGACAACGTGAAGTTCGTGGTGGCCGGGTCGGGTGACATGGCGCTGCGGATGATCGAGCTGGCCGCGGGGATGGGGATCGGGAACAAGGTGTTGTTCACGGGCTTCCTGCGCGGCGCGGATGTGGAGCGTGTGTTCAAGATGGCGGATTGCTACGTGATGCCGAGCGTGTCGGAGCCGTTCGGCATTGCTCCCCTGGAGGCGATGAGCCACGACACGCCGGTGATCATCTCGAAGCAGTCGGGCGTGTCGGAGGTGCTGACGCACGCGCTGAAGGTTGATTTCTGGGATATCGACGAGATGGCCAACAAGATCGTGGCCGTGCTGAAGTACCCGCCGCTGAGCCAGACGCTGCGCGAGCACGGACGGTTCGAGGTGCGGCGTCTTACGTGGGATGGCGCGGCCGAGCGTTGCACACAGATCTACAAGTCTGTGGCCGCTCCGAATTGA
- a CDS encoding HEAT repeat domain-containing protein — MAILTPNTRARSLALLLALTLALFISPWARAQNELPAAVVQSTTLNDAQRQEAARYAQSGLALLRSAQWSEARRGRDQLLRPLEDSQTASSVSVAFRLEYARELVPTLSTLAGRDQSDLTRLNAIRLLGAIATAQSAAAIEPLLTDASPAIRFMACQAAGTTFRALASSSPALPSGEAVRLVNRLASLATSEKDPTVVDSAVTALVDASKVDIANYTEVREGAFQQIARSMSARIQALPTDSLDEATLATMLRAGVAARDGLIGRTKLSASLNRELAAFGGDLVAYVRTRLKAGHMPAPGSGMLRSALEQLASTGEANVFYALLALDVSRDPTSVSSVLQDGNAQTDAQFIQQAETFIRDTLVARPLSFPADRFIK, encoded by the coding sequence TTGGCGATTCTCACACCCAACACACGCGCCCGATCGCTGGCCCTCTTGCTGGCTCTCACGCTCGCGCTCTTCATCTCCCCGTGGGCCAGAGCACAGAACGAACTCCCGGCCGCTGTCGTCCAGTCCACAACGCTCAACGACGCACAACGCCAGGAAGCCGCACGCTACGCCCAGTCGGGGCTCGCCCTTCTGAGGAGCGCACAATGGTCCGAGGCCCGGCGCGGCCGCGACCAACTCCTCCGCCCCCTCGAAGACTCCCAGACCGCCTCATCCGTCTCCGTCGCCTTCCGCCTCGAGTACGCCCGCGAACTCGTCCCCACCCTCTCGACCCTCGCCGGCCGCGACCAGTCCGACCTGACCCGCCTCAACGCGATCCGCCTCCTCGGCGCGATCGCTACCGCTCAGTCCGCCGCCGCGATCGAGCCCCTGCTCACCGACGCCTCCCCCGCCATTCGGTTCATGGCATGCCAGGCCGCAGGCACGACCTTCCGCGCTCTTGCGAGCTCCAGCCCCGCGCTCCCCTCCGGCGAGGCCGTCCGACTTGTCAACCGTCTTGCCTCACTCGCAACCTCCGAGAAGGACCCCACAGTCGTTGACAGCGCGGTCACCGCCCTCGTCGACGCCTCGAAGGTCGATATCGCGAACTACACCGAAGTCCGCGAGGGCGCGTTCCAGCAGATCGCCCGCTCCATGTCCGCACGCATCCAGGCACTCCCCACAGATTCGCTCGACGAGGCAACCCTCGCCACCATGCTCCGCGCGGGCGTCGCCGCACGCGACGGGCTGATCGGGCGCACGAAGCTCAGCGCATCGCTCAACCGCGAACTCGCCGCCTTCGGAGGCGATCTCGTCGCCTATGTACGCACCCGACTCAAGGCCGGGCACATGCCCGCGCCCGGCTCCGGCATGCTCCGCTCCGCGCTCGAACAGCTCGCATCCACCGGCGAAGCGAACGTCTTCTACGCGCTGCTCGCTCTCGACGTCTCGCGAGATCCCACGTCTGTCTCTTCCGTGCTGCAGGATGGCAACGCCCAGACCGATGCCCAGTTCATCCAGCAGGCCGAGACATTCATCAGAGACACGCTCGTCGCGAGGCCGCTCTCATTCCCCGCAGATCGATTCATCAAGTAA
- a CDS encoding peptide ABC transporter substrate-binding protein, whose protein sequence is MLRAFVPILLLIVALAISLAGDRPTPRADFTFINRGEVNTLDLQRMSWMQDLRVGRLLFEGLVQQDVFDPDYAIIPAAAESWRVTEDGLVYTFHLRDNLKWSNGKPVRASDFLFAWRRLLLPDTGGDYVRQLQLIRGAEDFTNWRLEALAQAARGDGPTGSELWADTLAKFDELVHARAPDDRTLIVTLDHPAPYFLDLLAMPPFFPVYPPLVSQYERVDPITGRLIIESGWTKPGHIVTNGPFLLKTWRFKRDMRLRANPLHRLYDTLAIRTIAIPTVDDANAMVLAYRSGAADWVTDVVAPYRGDMYQQKLAFIREHQAEYDALKSQGLDEIEIARRLPDDPRNHLHVLPVFGTYFYNFNCSPRLADGRPNPLADARVRRALAMMIDKRAIAEGVRRVGEPVARTLIPPDSLAGYTAPAGLPCISDMHTQADRDTLIAQARSLLAEAGFPDPSKMPAISILFNKDGGHDLIGQSIASDWQRHLGIPVNIDQKELKIFREDLKNKNYMVARAGWYGDYGDATTFLDINRIGDENNDRNYQNPAYDDLLRRASLEPDPRARLDLLQRAEAMLVEVELPFVPLFHYCNIFLFNAHKVSGINAHPRQTQNVYLIDILGDGKGPDTPRSTPPRRNGDAK, encoded by the coding sequence ATGCTCCGGGCCTTCGTACCCATCCTCCTCCTGATCGTTGCGCTGGCGATCTCCCTCGCGGGCGACCGCCCCACGCCACGCGCCGACTTCACGTTCATCAACAGGGGTGAGGTCAACACCCTCGACCTGCAACGCATGTCCTGGATGCAGGACCTCCGCGTCGGACGACTGCTCTTCGAAGGGCTCGTCCAGCAGGACGTCTTCGATCCCGACTACGCGATCATCCCCGCCGCCGCCGAGTCCTGGCGCGTCACCGAAGACGGCCTCGTCTACACCTTCCATCTCCGCGACAACCTCAAATGGTCCAACGGCAAGCCCGTCCGCGCCTCAGATTTCCTCTTCGCGTGGCGACGCCTCCTTCTCCCTGACACCGGCGGCGACTACGTCCGCCAACTCCAACTCATCCGCGGCGCAGAAGACTTCACGAACTGGCGGCTCGAAGCCCTCGCGCAAGCCGCCCGGGGAGATGGTCCCACCGGATCCGAACTCTGGGCCGACACACTCGCAAAGTTCGACGAACTCGTCCACGCCCGCGCCCCCGACGATCGCACGCTCATCGTCACGCTCGATCACCCCGCCCCCTACTTCCTCGACCTGCTCGCGATGCCCCCCTTCTTCCCCGTCTACCCGCCGCTCGTCTCGCAATACGAGCGCGTCGATCCCATCACCGGCCGTCTGATCATCGAGTCCGGCTGGACCAAGCCAGGCCACATCGTCACCAACGGCCCCTTCCTCCTGAAGACATGGCGTTTCAAACGCGACATGCGCCTCCGAGCCAACCCCCTCCACCGGCTCTATGACACGCTCGCCATCCGCACCATCGCGATCCCAACCGTCGACGATGCCAACGCCATGGTGCTCGCCTATCGCTCCGGAGCCGCCGACTGGGTGACTGACGTCGTCGCCCCGTACCGGGGTGATATGTACCAGCAGAAACTCGCGTTCATCCGCGAGCATCAGGCCGAGTACGACGCGCTCAAGTCACAGGGCCTCGACGAGATCGAGATCGCCCGGCGCCTCCCCGACGATCCGCGCAACCACCTCCACGTCCTCCCCGTCTTCGGCACCTATTTCTACAACTTCAACTGCTCCCCGCGCCTGGCCGACGGCCGTCCCAACCCCCTCGCCGACGCCCGCGTGCGCCGCGCCCTGGCCATGATGATCGACAAGCGTGCCATCGCCGAGGGTGTCCGTCGCGTCGGCGAGCCCGTCGCACGCACGCTCATTCCCCCCGACTCTCTCGCCGGATACACCGCACCCGCCGGACTCCCCTGCATCTCCGACATGCACACGCAGGCCGATCGCGACACTCTCATCGCTCAGGCCCGCTCCCTCCTCGCAGAAGCCGGGTTCCCCGATCCCTCGAAAATGCCGGCCATCTCCATCCTCTTCAACAAGGACGGGGGGCACGACCTCATCGGCCAGTCCATCGCCTCCGATTGGCAACGCCACCTCGGCATCCCCGTCAACATCGATCAGAAAGAACTCAAGATCTTCCGCGAAGACCTCAAGAACAAAAACTACATGGTCGCCCGCGCCGGCTGGTACGGCGACTACGGCGACGCCACGACCTTCCTCGACATCAACCGCATCGGCGACGAGAACAACGACCGCAACTACCAGAACCCCGCCTACGACGATCTCCTGCGGCGTGCCTCCCTCGAGCCGGATCCGCGTGCCCGCCTCGATCTCCTCCAGAGAGCCGAAGCCATGCTCGTCGAAGTCGAACTCCCCTTCGTCCCACTCTTCCACTACTGCAACATCTTCCTCTTCAACGCCCACAAGGTCAGCGGCATCAACGCCCACCCGCGCCAGACCCAGAACGTCTACCTCATCGACATCCTCGGCGATGGCAAAGGCCCCGACACGCCTCGCTCCACCCCGCCCCGTCGCAACGGAGACGCCAAATGA
- a CDS encoding ABC transporter permease: MTGVILRRLIQLPIIVGAVFLITLALAWGIPGNPLENPEGRRPPPEIAEAMKAQYNMDSFWSFATSYVDRATGARWLRARLSGEHERRDAEAIAAGLAPPDRYVFDLGPSLQYRDRTVNEIIGSSLPVSATLGLAAILIALVIGLAAGVIGAIRPNSPADVATLTLALIGISTPTFVAGTLLLLLFSVLIPIFPVASWGSPRDIILPAITLSLPFAAYIARLSRVGMIEALSSDYIRTARAKGLPERTVILKHALKNAFLPVLSYLGPATALAMTGSFVVERVFTVPGLGQHFVSAVQNKDLFLIMGIVVVFSTMLILFNLAVDVLYRWVDPRIS; this comes from the coding sequence ATGACCGGCGTGATCCTCCGTCGCCTCATCCAACTCCCGATCATCGTCGGCGCCGTCTTCCTCATCACCCTCGCCCTCGCATGGGGCATCCCGGGCAACCCCCTTGAGAACCCCGAGGGACGCCGCCCACCTCCCGAGATCGCCGAAGCCATGAAGGCCCAGTACAACATGGACTCCTTCTGGTCCTTCGCCACCTCCTACGTCGATCGCGCCACCGGTGCCCGCTGGCTCCGCGCCCGCCTCTCAGGCGAGCACGAACGCCGCGATGCCGAGGCCATCGCCGCAGGACTCGCCCCACCCGATCGCTACGTCTTCGATCTCGGCCCCTCACTCCAATACCGCGACCGCACCGTCAACGAAATCATCGGCTCCTCACTCCCCGTCTCCGCCACCCTCGGCCTCGCGGCCATCCTCATCGCTCTCGTCATCGGCCTCGCCGCCGGCGTCATCGGCGCGATCAGACCGAACTCACCCGCCGATGTCGCCACTCTGACGCTCGCCCTCATCGGCATCTCCACACCCACCTTCGTCGCGGGCACTCTTCTCCTCCTGCTCTTCTCTGTCCTCATCCCCATCTTCCCCGTCGCCTCCTGGGGCTCTCCGCGCGACATCATCCTCCCGGCCATCACGCTCTCCCTCCCCTTCGCGGCGTACATCGCCCGCCTCTCACGCGTCGGCATGATCGAGGCCCTCTCCTCCGACTACATCCGCACCGCCCGCGCCAAAGGGCTCCCCGAGCGCACCGTCATCCTCAAGCACGCCCTGAAGAACGCCTTCCTCCCCGTCCTCTCCTACCTCGGCCCCGCGACCGCGCTCGCCATGACCGGCTCCTTCGTCGTCGAGCGCGTCTTCACCGTCCCCGGCCTCGGCCAGCACTTCGTGAGCGCGGTCCAGAACAAGGACCTCTTCCTCATCATGGGCATCGTCGTCGTCTTCTCGACGATGCTCATCCTCTTCAACCTCGCTGTCGATGTCCTCTACCGCTGGGTCGATCCGCGGATCTCATGA
- a CDS encoding ABC transporter ATP-binding protein, whose protein sequence is MAIGTAIGAEAGGARAGGRGENAPVVVACQGLTKIFKDFWMRDRARAVDSISFEIRPHEIFGLLGPNGSGKSTTIKLMLGLLRPTSGRLAVLGRPPTDVETKRRIGYLPEESYLYPFLNARETLDYYGRLFSIERRARVRRIDELLDMVGLSGAQFRQVREYSKGMQRRIGIAQALINDPDFLILDEPTTGLDPIGTRQVKDLIIELGRRGKTVLLSSHLLADVEDCVDRMVILYGGKIRAEGTCDSLLSATDRMTIESEPLDDATVSEIDTMLRRRSGSGVIRVAKPRQRLEELFLDIVARAQQERLGTSGATHGGQTAAFLRGDDDGGLIDRLVSGAGDEQPAASIVEEPARGVATGQEHGPDGGVIEQLVSRHGAKPPEGSEPAVEPVVRDARAEAPAPDANVDSSVIDSLLSAYDEDDDENRRRST, encoded by the coding sequence ATGGCGATCGGCACGGCCATTGGGGCTGAAGCGGGCGGCGCGAGAGCCGGCGGGCGGGGCGAGAACGCTCCCGTTGTCGTCGCGTGCCAGGGCCTGACGAAGATCTTCAAGGACTTCTGGATGCGGGATCGTGCCCGCGCGGTGGACTCGATCTCATTCGAGATCCGGCCGCACGAGATCTTCGGGCTTCTGGGTCCGAACGGTTCGGGGAAGAGCACGACGATCAAACTGATGCTGGGGCTGCTGCGCCCCACCTCGGGTCGGCTCGCGGTGCTCGGCCGGCCGCCGACCGATGTCGAGACCAAGCGCCGGATCGGCTACCTGCCGGAAGAGTCGTACCTCTATCCGTTCCTGAACGCGCGGGAGACGCTCGATTACTACGGGCGGCTGTTCAGCATCGAGCGCAGGGCGCGGGTGCGGCGCATCGACGAGTTGCTGGACATGGTCGGCCTCTCGGGCGCGCAGTTCCGCCAGGTGCGTGAGTATTCGAAGGGCATGCAGCGCCGTATCGGCATCGCGCAGGCCCTGATCAACGACCCCGACTTTCTCATCCTTGACGAGCCGACGACCGGGCTTGATCCGATCGGAACGAGGCAGGTCAAGGATTTGATCATCGAGCTGGGAAGGCGCGGCAAGACCGTGCTGCTCTCCAGCCATCTTCTGGCCGATGTCGAGGACTGTGTGGACCGGATGGTGATCCTGTACGGCGGGAAGATCCGTGCCGAGGGCACCTGCGACTCGCTGCTCTCGGCGACGGATCGGATGACGATCGAGTCAGAGCCGCTGGATGACGCGACGGTCTCCGAGATCGACACGATGCTGCGTCGGCGTTCGGGCAGCGGGGTGATCAGAGTCGCGAAGCCGCGCCAGCGACTCGAGGAGCTCTTCCTCGACATCGTCGCGCGTGCGCAGCAGGAGCGATTGGGCACGAGCGGCGCGACGCACGGCGGACAGACCGCGGCGTTCCTGCGCGGCGATGATGATGGCGGGCTCATTGATCGGCTGGTCTCCGGCGCGGGCGATGAGCAGCCCGCGGCCTCGATCGTGGAGGAGCCGGCCCGGGGTGTCGCGACGGGCCAAGAGCACGGCCCGGATGGGGGCGTGATCGAGCAACTGGTCAGCCGGCACGGCGCGAAGCCGCCGGAGGGGTCTGAGCCGGCGGTCGAGCCGGTGGTTCGTGACGCCCGCGCAGAGGCACCTGCCCCTGACGCGAACGTGGACAGTTCGGTGATCGATTCGCTGCTCTCGGCGTATGACGAGGATGACGACGAGAATCGGAGGCGGTCAACGTGA
- a CDS encoding aminodeoxychorismate/anthranilate synthase component II: MILLIDNYDSFTWNLVQRLGELDPTLEPDRDLVVVRNDRITPDEAAALDGGRGPSHVIISPGPCTPREAGVSSEVMRRFAGRVPVLGVCLGHQCMGDMHGMTVARHRIQMHGKTSPIWHDGKGVYEGLPNPFTATRYHSLVIVPETMPREPWLDENGEPGEDGWKVSAWTYDGEERAENRVIMGIRRVWKDAGRQNWEGVQYHPESFLTDAGPQLLANFLKMGDRPRRPKSPTLVA; the protein is encoded by the coding sequence GTGATCCTGCTCATCGACAACTACGACAGTTTCACATGGAACCTGGTGCAGCGCCTCGGGGAGCTTGATCCCACGCTGGAGCCGGATCGCGACCTGGTGGTGGTGCGGAACGATCGGATCACGCCGGATGAGGCGGCGGCGTTGGATGGCGGGCGTGGTCCGAGCCATGTGATTATTTCTCCGGGTCCGTGTACGCCGCGTGAGGCGGGCGTTTCGAGCGAGGTGATGAGGCGGTTTGCGGGGCGTGTGCCGGTGTTGGGTGTGTGCCTCGGGCATCAGTGCATGGGTGACATGCACGGGATGACGGTGGCGAGGCACCGGATTCAGATGCACGGGAAGACGAGCCCGATCTGGCACGATGGGAAGGGTGTGTACGAGGGGTTGCCGAATCCGTTTACGGCGACGCGGTATCACTCGCTGGTGATTGTGCCGGAGACGATGCCTCGGGAGCCCTGGCTTGATGAGAACGGCGAGCCGGGCGAAGATGGATGGAAGGTTTCGGCGTGGACGTATGACGGTGAGGAGAGGGCGGAGAATCGGGTGATCATGGGTATTCGGCGGGTGTGGAAGGATGCGGGGAGGCAGAACTGGGAGGGTGTGCAGTACCACCCGGAGAGCTTTCTGACGGATGCGGGGCCGCAGTTGCTGGCGAACTTCCTCAAGATGGGCGATCGCCCGCGGAGGCCGAAATCGCCTACGCTGGTCGCATGA